The segment CCCTTCAGGACGCCCTTGCTTTTCAGGTAGCGGGCTCCGATGGTGCCCAGGTCCATCAGACAGACGGGCTTTTCCTCGCGCCCCAGTTCGCGGCGTATTTCCAGGTAGCGTTCGAAGGTCTGCCGAGCCAGGTCGTCATCGATGGCGATATCGGTGAGCTCGGTGCCGAACGTGGTGTGGCGGCAGTGATCCGACCAGTAGGTGTCGATCATCTTCATCTCGGTGATCGTGGGGTTGCGGCCTTCGTCGGCGAAGTACTGCTGGCACAGTTTCGCGTCGGCGAGGTCCATGGCAAGCCCTCGATCGGACACGAACGCAGAGAGCTCGTCGTCGCCCAGATTAAGGAACCCGTCGATAACCTCGACTTTCTCGGGGTTGGGCTGCTCGGTGCGCACGGTGGTTTTGACGGCCAGCGAAGCCTCCCGCGCCTCGACCGGGTTGATGACGTAGTCTTTGATGCGCTCGATGTCGGCTGCGTCGAGGTCGCCTTCCAGGAAGTACAGCTTCGCGGTGGCGATTTCGGGACGCTCGCCCTGGCTGATCAGCTGGACGCACTCGGCGGCGCTGTCGGCGCGCTGGTCGAACTGGCCGGGGAGGAATTCCACGGCGAACACCGCCGCCCCGTTCGACTGGGGAAGCGCATACGTGGCGATGTCCGTTTGAGGCTCGCTGAACACGGTGGGGACGCATCGCTCGAACAGGTCGCCCGAGATCCCCTCCACGTCGTAGCGGTTGACGATGCGCAGGCCCGTGAGCGATTCGACCCCCAAGATGGTTCGGAGTTCATGGGCGAGCTGGTGCGATTCGACGTCGAATCCGGGCTTTTTCTCTACGTAAACGCGGGAGACCATGCAAGCGCCTTTCAGAAGGTGGGTTCCGGCGTCCGTGCGGACGCATTCTGACGTATGTCCAGTATAAAGGTCGCGGCAGCTGTTTTTTCCGTCCGCCTCGCCGCGTCGGTATTTTGCGTACGATCTGCATCATGGCGGGTGGAATACGGTAGGATTCTCGTCAGATGGAACGAGGTGGAGGAGAGCGTGTGATCAGGTTCAACAACGATTATAGCCAAACGGGCCATCCCCGTGTCATCGAGGCTGTCGCCCGCACGGCAGGCGAGTCGCACCCCGGTTACGGGTTGGACGAGCATTGCGATCGGGCGCGTCAGATTATCAGACGCGTCATCGGGAACCCGTCGGCTGATGTGCACTTCGTAGCGGGTGGAACTCAGGCGAATGCCCTGGTCATCCGTTCGCTTTTGGCACCGTACCAGGGGGTGCTCAGTGCGTCTGACGGGCATATCAACGTGCACGAGACCGGGGCTATCGAATTCGGCGGCACTAAGGTGATCGCCGTGCCCGCTGAAGATGGCAAGATCACGGCGACCGATATCGAGCGGCATGCGGTCGAGTTCGAAACCAGTCCGGTTCCCGAGCACGTGGTCGAGCCCAAGATGGCGTATCTGTCGTTCCCAAACGAGTTCGGAGCGCTGTTTTCGGCTGCCGAGCTGCGAGAAATCGCCGATGCCTGCCATCGTCACGGCTGGTATCTGTTCATCGACGGGGCGCGGCTGGGATACGGGCTGGGATCTCCGGCGTGCGATGCGACCATCCAGGACGTCGCCCGAGCGGCCGACGTGTTCACCATCGGGGGCACGAAGTGCGGCGCGCTGTTCGGGGAGGCCATCGTGTTTTCCCACGAGGGACTGGTGCCCCGGTTCCGCAGCTACATAAAGCAGCAAGGCGGCATGCTCGCGAAAGGTTGGCTGCTGGGGGCGCAGTTCGAAGAGCTGTTCTCGGACGGGCTGTACTTCGGCATAACCGCCCATGCAACCGAGCTGGGCCTGCGCATCCGCGACGCCTTCGCGGCGGCGGGCATCCCCTTCCAAGTTGCCAGTGAGACGAACCAGCAGTTCGTGGTGTTGTCCGACTGCCAGGCCGAGCGGTTGGCCGAGCGCTACGTCTTCGAGCCCGAGGGCGCTGCGGGCGAGGGCCGCGTGTGCGTGCGGTTCTGCACGTCGTGGGCTACTACCGACGAGGAGGTCGACCAGCTGGTGGAGGACATCGCAGTTCTGTAACGTGCGGCTCCGAGTGATACGATGACGTGATACGCGCGGGAGCGCTTCGATGAAGGAGGACGGCATGATCGAATTGGGCAACGAGCGGGTTATGTACGCGTTCGACAAGAGCCTTGAGGCGGCGCTGACGGTCGAATCGGGGGATACGGTGCGCATACGCACGTCCGACTGTTTCGGCGACCAGGTGAAAAGCCAGGCAGATGCGCTTGATGCCATCGATTGGGACCGCATCAACCCGGCCACCGGCCCAGTGTACGTGAACGGGGCCGTAGCGGGCGGTGCGCTGAAGGTGCGCATCGATGCGATCGAGTTCGACGGTTGCGCGGTTGCCGCTACGGGCAAGGACGAAGGCGTTCTGGGCGACCGTTTCGACGACTGGTCAACGATGTTCGGAACGATCGAGGGCGATCGCCTGGTGTTCTCCGACAAGCTCAGCCTCCCTTTGAACCCGATGATCGGCGTGATCGGGGTCGCTCCTGCAGGCGCGCCCGTGAACTGCGGAACTCCCGGGTCGCACGGCGGCAACATGGACAACAAGGCGGTCACCGTCGGGGCGACCCTGTACTTCCCGGTGGCGGTCGACGGCGCGCTGTTCGGATGCGGCGACATGCATGCGTGCATGGGCGACGGGGAAATCGGCGTATCGGGGGCCGAGGCGGCGGGCCATGCGACGGTGACGCTTACGGCGCTGCCCGACTTGTCCCTTGAAAACCCCCTGATCGAGAACGAGACGCATTTCGGAACCATCGCCTCGGCCGACACGTTGGACGAGGCGGCCGATAGGGCCGTTCACGATATGCTCGACC is part of the Berryella intestinalis genome and harbors:
- a CDS encoding threonine aldolase family protein, whose protein sequence is MIRFNNDYSQTGHPRVIEAVARTAGESHPGYGLDEHCDRARQIIRRVIGNPSADVHFVAGGTQANALVIRSLLAPYQGVLSASDGHINVHETGAIEFGGTKVIAVPAEDGKITATDIERHAVEFETSPVPEHVVEPKMAYLSFPNEFGALFSAAELREIADACHRHGWYLFIDGARLGYGLGSPACDATIQDVARAADVFTIGGTKCGALFGEAIVFSHEGLVPRFRSYIKQQGGMLAKGWLLGAQFEELFSDGLYFGITAHATELGLRIRDAFAAAGIPFQVASETNQQFVVLSDCQAERLAERYVFEPEGAAGEGRVCVRFCTSWATTDEEVDQLVEDIAVL
- a CDS encoding acetamidase/formamidase family protein translates to MIELGNERVMYAFDKSLEAALTVESGDTVRIRTSDCFGDQVKSQADALDAIDWDRINPATGPVYVNGAVAGGALKVRIDAIEFDGCAVAATGKDEGVLGDRFDDWSTMFGTIEGDRLVFSDKLSLPLNPMIGVIGVAPAGAPVNCGTPGSHGGNMDNKAVTVGATLYFPVAVDGALFGCGDMHACMGDGEIGVSGAEAAGHATVTLTALPDLSLENPLIENETHFGTIASADTLDEAADRAVHDMLDLVCSRTEATEAEAAMLFSLQGDVQVCQMVDPQKTVRFMMPKEVLDVLGFKL